A region from the Mycolicibacterium phlei genome encodes:
- a CDS encoding CPBP family intramembrane glutamic endopeptidase, with protein MTQGRFAEIRDIVSACPTAYHEPPSVIRRRRVVVTVVLVIGAALLGYSLTRPPGDSSFYWLTLALAGVWAVGALVSGPLHMGCIRVRGRNQRGVLTGTVVGLALGAVFVVGGLVAREIPGVREYITRVLEYADYGPLALVAFITVINGLAEEMFFRGALYTALGGVRPMLISTVLYVIATAATTGNPMLGFAAIILGTICAFERRVTGGILAPMLTHFFWGLIMVLALPPIFGV; from the coding sequence GTGACCCAGGGGCGCTTCGCCGAGATCCGCGACATCGTGTCGGCGTGCCCGACCGCCTACCACGAGCCGCCCTCGGTGATCCGCCGCCGCCGCGTGGTGGTCACCGTGGTGCTGGTGATCGGCGCCGCGCTGCTGGGCTATTCGCTGACCCGCCCGCCGGGCGACTCGTCGTTCTACTGGCTGACCCTGGCGCTGGCCGGGGTGTGGGCGGTGGGCGCGTTGGTGTCCGGGCCGCTGCACATGGGCTGCATCCGGGTGCGCGGCCGCAACCAGCGGGGCGTGCTCACCGGCACCGTGGTGGGACTGGCGCTCGGCGCGGTGTTCGTCGTTGGCGGGCTGGTCGCCCGTGAGATCCCCGGTGTGCGCGAATACATCACGCGGGTACTGGAATACGCCGACTACGGCCCGCTGGCGCTGGTCGCGTTCATCACGGTGATCAACGGCCTGGCCGAGGAGATGTTCTTCCGCGGCGCGCTGTACACCGCGCTCGGCGGCGTGCGGCCGATGCTGATCTCCACCGTGCTCTATGTGATCGCGACGGCCGCCACCACCGGAAACCCGATGCTCGGTTTCGCCGCGATCATTCTCGGCACCATCTGCGCGTTCGAACGCCGGGTGACCGGCGGCATCCTCGCACCGATGCTGACCCACTTCTTCTGGGGTCTGATCATGGTGCTCGCGCTGCCGCCGATCTTCGGCGTCTAG
- a CDS encoding CaiB/BaiF CoA transferase family protein — protein sequence MPGPLEGLRVIELASIGPGPHAAMILGDLGADVVRIERPGKLGGIPTTKREATLRNRRSVAADLKSPEGRELVLKLVAKADVLIEGLRPGVTERLGLGPEDCFKVNEKLIYGRMTGWGQTGPRAQQAGHDINYISLNGVLHAIGRAGERPVPPLNLAGDFGGGSMFLLVGILAALYERQNSGKGQVIDAAMVDGSSVLIQMMWSFLQDGLWRDERGVNILDGGAPYYDTYTCSDGRYIAVGCIEPQFYAEFLKGLGLENADLPDQNDMARWPELRAKFAEVIGSKDRDHWAKVFEGTDACVTPVLSFSEVLTEPHIAERDTFYRDGEHLQPMPAPRFSRTAPSAPKPPGQPGADTEAVLRDWA from the coding sequence ATGCCGGGACCACTGGAAGGACTGCGGGTCATCGAACTCGCCAGCATCGGGCCGGGCCCGCACGCCGCGATGATCCTGGGCGATCTGGGCGCCGACGTCGTGCGCATCGAACGGCCCGGCAAGCTGGGCGGCATCCCGACCACCAAGCGTGAGGCCACGCTACGCAACCGGCGCTCGGTGGCCGCCGACCTCAAGTCGCCGGAGGGTCGCGAGCTGGTGCTCAAGCTCGTCGCCAAGGCCGACGTGCTGATCGAGGGCCTGCGCCCCGGCGTGACCGAGCGCCTCGGCCTCGGCCCGGAGGACTGCTTCAAGGTCAACGAGAAGCTGATCTACGGCCGCATGACCGGCTGGGGCCAGACCGGGCCGCGCGCCCAACAGGCCGGCCACGACATCAACTACATCTCGCTCAACGGCGTGCTGCACGCCATCGGCCGGGCCGGTGAGCGGCCGGTGCCGCCGCTGAACCTGGCCGGTGACTTCGGCGGCGGGTCGATGTTCCTGCTCGTCGGCATCCTCGCGGCGCTCTACGAACGGCAGAACTCCGGCAAGGGTCAGGTCATCGACGCCGCCATGGTCGACGGCTCCAGCGTGCTGATCCAGATGATGTGGAGCTTCCTGCAGGACGGTCTGTGGCGCGACGAGCGCGGCGTCAACATCCTCGACGGCGGCGCGCCCTACTACGACACCTACACCTGCTCCGACGGTCGCTACATCGCCGTCGGCTGCATCGAGCCGCAGTTCTACGCCGAGTTCCTCAAGGGCCTCGGCCTGGAGAACGCCGACCTGCCCGACCAGAACGACATGGCCCGCTGGCCGGAACTGCGCGCCAAGTTCGCCGAGGTCATCGGCTCCAAGGACCGCGACCACTGGGCCAAGGTGTTCGAGGGCACCGACGCCTGCGTGACCCCGGTGCTGTCGTTCTCCGAGGTGCTGACCGAACCGCACATCGCCGAGCGCGACACCTTCTACCGCGACGGTGAGCATCTGCAGCCGATGCCCGCCCCGCGGTTCTCCCGCACGGCGCCGTCGGCGCCCAAACCGCCCGGGCAGCCCGGCGCGGACACCGAAGCCGTCTTACGAGACTGGGCCTAG
- a CDS encoding 3-hydroxyacyl-CoA dehydrogenase: MEIKDAAAVVTGGASGLGLATTKRLLDRGASVVVIDLKGEEVVKELGPRAKFVEANVVDPEQVSAALDAAEEFGPVRINVNCAGIGNAIKTLSKDGPFPLDGFKKVVEVNLVGTFNVLRLAAERIAKTEPINGERGVIINTASVAAFDGQIGQAAYSASKGGVVGMTLPIARDLARELIRVVTIAPGLFKTPLLGSLPEEAQASLGKQVPHPARLGDPDEYGALAVHIVENPMLNGEVIRLDGAIRMAPR, translated from the coding sequence GTGGAGATCAAGGACGCAGCAGCAGTCGTCACCGGTGGGGCCTCGGGCCTCGGCCTGGCGACCACCAAGCGCCTGCTGGACCGCGGCGCCTCCGTCGTCGTCATCGACCTCAAGGGTGAGGAGGTCGTCAAGGAGCTGGGCCCGCGCGCGAAGTTCGTCGAGGCCAACGTCGTCGACCCCGAGCAGGTCAGTGCCGCGCTGGACGCCGCCGAGGAGTTCGGCCCGGTCCGCATCAACGTCAACTGCGCCGGCATCGGCAACGCGATCAAGACCCTGAGCAAGGACGGCCCGTTCCCGCTGGACGGCTTCAAGAAGGTCGTCGAGGTCAATCTGGTCGGCACCTTCAACGTGCTGCGCCTGGCCGCCGAGCGCATCGCCAAGACCGAGCCGATCAACGGTGAGCGCGGCGTCATCATCAACACCGCGTCGGTGGCGGCGTTCGACGGCCAGATCGGCCAGGCCGCCTACTCGGCCTCCAAGGGCGGCGTCGTCGGCATGACCCTGCCGATCGCCCGCGACCTGGCGCGCGAACTGATCCGCGTCGTCACCATCGCCCCGGGTCTGTTCAAGACCCCGCTGCTGGGCTCGCTGCCCGAGGAGGCGCAGGCCTCGCTGGGCAAGCAGGTGCCGCACCCGGCCCGCCTCGGTGATCCCGACGAGTACGGCGCGCTGGCCGTGCACATCGTGGAGAACCCGATGCTCAACGGCGAGGTGATCCGCCTCGACGGTGCCATCCGCATGGCGCCCCGGTAG
- a CDS encoding NAD(P)H-dependent flavin oxidoreductase has protein sequence MALKTKFTEAFGIEHPIVQGGMQWVGRAELVAAVANAGALGFITALTQPTPKDLANEIARCRDLTDKPFGVNLTILPTINPPPYDEYRQVIVDSGIKIVETAGSNPAPHLPMFHDNGIKVLHKCTSVRHAVKAQSLGVDGISIDGFECAGHPGEDDIPGLVLIPAAADKIEIPLIASGGFADARGLVAALALGADGINMGSRFMCTVESAIHQKVKEAIVAGTELDTELIFRPLRNTARVASNKVSREVVDILNKGGQFEDVKDLVAGVRGVKVYETGDLDAGIWSVGTSMGLINDIPTVGELVSRMVREAEEIINGRLAGMIAK, from the coding sequence GTGGCGCTGAAGACGAAGTTCACCGAGGCGTTCGGGATCGAGCACCCGATCGTCCAGGGCGGTATGCAGTGGGTCGGCCGCGCCGAGCTGGTGGCGGCCGTCGCGAATGCCGGGGCGCTCGGTTTCATCACCGCGCTGACCCAGCCGACGCCGAAGGACCTGGCCAACGAGATCGCCAGGTGTCGCGATCTGACCGACAAGCCGTTCGGTGTCAACCTGACGATCCTGCCGACGATCAACCCGCCGCCGTACGACGAGTACCGGCAGGTGATCGTCGACTCCGGCATCAAGATCGTCGAGACCGCCGGGTCCAATCCCGCGCCGCACCTGCCGATGTTCCACGACAACGGCATCAAGGTGCTGCACAAGTGCACCTCGGTGCGCCATGCGGTCAAGGCGCAGAGCCTCGGCGTCGACGGCATCAGCATCGACGGCTTCGAGTGCGCCGGTCACCCCGGTGAGGACGACATCCCGGGCCTGGTGCTGATTCCGGCCGCGGCGGACAAGATCGAGATCCCGCTGATCGCCTCCGGTGGCTTCGCCGACGCCCGCGGCCTGGTCGCGGCGCTGGCGCTGGGCGCCGACGGCATCAACATGGGCTCACGGTTCATGTGCACGGTCGAGTCGGCGATCCACCAGAAGGTCAAGGAAGCGATCGTGGCGGGCACCGAGCTCGACACCGAGCTGATCTTCCGGCCGCTGCGCAACACCGCGCGCGTGGCGTCCAACAAGGTGTCGCGCGAGGTGGTGGACATCCTCAACAAGGGTGGTCAGTTCGAGGATGTCAAGGATCTGGTGGCCGGCGTGCGCGGGGTCAAGGTCTACGAGACCGGTGACCTGGACGCGGGCATCTGGTCGGTGGGCACCTCGATGGGCCTGATCAACGACATTCCGACCGTGGGTGAACTGGTGTCGCGGATGGTTCGCGAGGCTGAGGAGATCATCAACGGCCGACTGGCGGGGATGATCGCGAAGTAA
- the tet(V) gene encoding tetracycline efflux MFS transporter Tet(V), with product MSTHVDIPRWRVLAPFRSREYRLLIAAVTLSIFADGMFAVVLAMQVIALSGDPVSLSIVTTCFGAALVGCVLIGGVTADRIPQRAILIAVEIINTAVSATIAALGMVGALQIWHLAVGAAALGAAAAFFFPAYSALLPRILPADQLLAANGVEGVVRPVFQRAIGPAVAGIVVGATFPALGAATVAALFAVGLVLLVVNRMSPKPVEKQEHSHVLRDLREGFVFVLGTPWLLWTLLFASIFVLVVLGPIEVLLPFIAKDRFADGARMYGFILAFFGLGSALGALTVSSGRMPRRYLSVMMAAWSVGSVPLVVFGFTSSFALMALATFAIGFTDGMGMVIWGTLLQRRVPGEMLGRVSSLDFFVSLAFLPVSFAVVGPLSKVVSLQTIFLIAGLTPVVVAAIAVWAANMRRDEIANPL from the coding sequence GTGAGTACGCACGTCGATATCCCGCGCTGGCGCGTACTCGCACCATTCCGCAGCCGCGAGTACCGCCTGCTGATCGCCGCGGTCACGCTGTCGATCTTCGCCGACGGCATGTTCGCGGTGGTGCTGGCCATGCAGGTGATCGCCCTGAGCGGCGACCCGGTGTCGCTGTCGATCGTGACCACCTGCTTCGGCGCGGCGCTCGTCGGCTGCGTGCTGATCGGCGGGGTCACCGCCGACCGGATACCCCAGCGCGCCATCCTGATCGCCGTCGAGATCATCAACACGGCGGTGTCGGCCACCATCGCTGCGCTGGGAATGGTTGGCGCCCTTCAGATCTGGCATCTGGCGGTGGGGGCTGCAGCGCTCGGTGCGGCGGCGGCGTTCTTCTTCCCCGCCTACAGCGCGCTGCTGCCGCGGATCCTGCCCGCCGACCAACTGTTGGCCGCCAACGGCGTCGAGGGTGTGGTACGTCCGGTGTTCCAGCGGGCGATCGGGCCCGCGGTCGCGGGCATCGTGGTCGGTGCGACGTTCCCCGCACTGGGCGCGGCGACGGTAGCGGCGCTGTTCGCCGTCGGCCTGGTGCTGCTGGTGGTGAACCGGATGTCACCGAAACCCGTTGAGAAGCAGGAGCACTCGCATGTCCTGCGAGACCTGCGCGAGGGCTTCGTGTTCGTGCTTGGCACGCCGTGGCTGCTGTGGACACTGCTGTTCGCCAGCATCTTCGTGCTGGTGGTGCTCGGACCGATCGAGGTGTTGCTGCCGTTCATCGCCAAGGACCGCTTCGCCGACGGTGCGCGGATGTACGGTTTCATCCTCGCGTTCTTCGGGTTGGGCAGCGCACTCGGCGCGTTGACGGTGTCGTCGGGGCGGATGCCGCGGCGGTACCTGTCGGTGATGATGGCGGCGTGGAGCGTCGGGTCCGTCCCACTGGTGGTGTTCGGCTTCACCTCGTCGTTCGCGTTGATGGCGTTGGCCACCTTCGCGATCGGGTTCACCGACGGCATGGGCATGGTCATCTGGGGCACGCTGCTGCAGCGCAGGGTGCCCGGCGAGATGCTGGGCCGGGTGTCGAGCCTGGACTTCTTCGTCTCGCTGGCATTCCTGCCGGTGTCGTTCGCGGTGGTCGGCCCGCTGTCGAAAGTCGTTTCGCTGCAGACGATCTTCCTCATCGCGGGGCTGACGCCGGTGGTGGTGGCGGCGATCGCGGTGTGGGCGGCGAACATGCGCCGCGACGAGATCGCCAACCCGCTCTAG
- a CDS encoding enoyl-CoA hydratase, with translation MTSQDADAPTYPSFDDLTVDLTDGVLSLTLNRPDSLNSLNRVMLAGIADTLASAAADRRVKVVRLGGNGRGFSSGAGIGGDDLAQKEAEGPASVLDAANDAVRAIVNFPQPVVAAVHGPAAGVGVSLALASDVVLASENAYFMLAFTKIGLMPDGGASALVAAAVGRIRAARMALLAEKISAREAYDWGLASAVYAADEFDAEVDKVLTALKNGPAVALRKTKHAINAATLTELEAAIGREREGQLSLLSSPDLIEGVTAFQQRRAPKFSDF, from the coding sequence ATGACATCGCAGGATGCTGACGCCCCGACCTACCCGAGCTTCGACGATCTCACGGTCGACCTCACCGACGGTGTGCTGTCACTGACGCTGAACAGGCCCGACAGCCTGAACTCGCTGAACCGGGTGATGCTGGCGGGCATCGCCGACACCCTGGCTTCGGCCGCCGCCGACCGGCGGGTGAAGGTGGTGCGGCTCGGCGGTAACGGGCGCGGCTTCAGCTCGGGCGCCGGCATCGGCGGCGACGACCTGGCGCAGAAGGAGGCCGAGGGGCCGGCCTCGGTGCTCGACGCCGCCAACGACGCGGTGCGCGCGATCGTGAACTTCCCGCAGCCGGTGGTCGCGGCGGTGCACGGCCCGGCCGCCGGTGTCGGCGTGTCGCTGGCCCTGGCGTCCGACGTCGTACTGGCTTCGGAGAACGCCTATTTCATGCTGGCGTTCACCAAGATCGGCCTGATGCCCGACGGCGGCGCCTCGGCGCTGGTGGCCGCGGCGGTGGGCCGGATCCGGGCGGCGCGGATGGCGCTGCTGGCCGAGAAGATCTCGGCGCGGGAGGCTTACGACTGGGGTCTGGCGAGCGCGGTGTACGCCGCCGACGAGTTCGACGCCGAGGTCGACAAGGTGCTGACCGCGCTGAAGAACGGTCCCGCGGTGGCGTTGCGTAAGACCAAGCACGCGATCAACGCCGCCACGCTCACCGAGCTCGAGGCCGCCATCGGCCGCGAGCGCGAGGGTCAGCTGTCGCTGCTGTCCTCCCCCGACCTCATCGAGGGCGTCACGGCGTTCCAGCAGCGCCGCGCCCCGAAGTTCTCCGACTTCTGA
- a CDS encoding class I SAM-dependent methyltransferase: MESTVDNPFFARLWTVMSAHETEEIRRLRRENLAGLSGRVLEVGAGTGTNFEFYPDTVTEVVAVEPEVRLAEHAIEAAAAAPVPVTVRTETVEHFMTGSEPLDAPGGAGNFDAVVCSLVLCSVADPRDVVRQLFSVLRPGGELRYLEHIASAGGRARLQRIADATIWPRLFGNCHTHRHTERDIADAGFTVASARREWTLPRWLPLPVAEFAIGRAVRPA; encoded by the coding sequence ATGGAGAGCACAGTCGATAACCCGTTCTTCGCGCGGCTGTGGACCGTGATGTCGGCGCACGAGACCGAGGAGATCCGCCGGCTGCGGCGCGAGAACCTCGCCGGGCTGTCCGGCCGCGTGCTCGAGGTCGGGGCGGGCACCGGCACCAACTTCGAGTTCTACCCGGACACCGTGACCGAGGTGGTGGCGGTGGAACCCGAGGTCAGGCTGGCCGAGCACGCGATCGAGGCCGCCGCGGCGGCGCCGGTGCCGGTGACCGTGCGCACCGAGACCGTCGAGCACTTCATGACCGGGAGCGAGCCGTTGGATGCCCCCGGCGGGGCCGGGAATTTTGATGCCGTCGTGTGCTCGCTGGTGCTGTGCTCAGTGGCCGACCCGCGGGACGTGGTGCGTCAACTGTTCTCGGTGCTGCGCCCCGGCGGGGAGCTGCGCTACCTCGAGCACATCGCCAGCGCCGGCGGACGCGCACGGCTGCAGCGGATCGCCGACGCCACGATCTGGCCGCGGCTGTTCGGCAACTGCCACACCCACCGGCACACCGAGCGCGACATCGCCGACGCCGGGTTCACGGTCGCGTCGGCACGCCGCGAGTGGACGCTGCCGCGGTGGCTGCCGCTGCCGGTCGCCGAGTTCGCGATCGGCCGGGCGGTGCGTCCCGCCTGA
- a CDS encoding MMPL family transporter produces MLHRIAHLAIAAPRRILAAALLVMLACGIFGIPVARHLSAGGFSDPTSESAQATRLLVDKFGQGDMELLISVHSDAGVTSPQARAAGTEITRELAASPYVAQVTSAWTAPPTAAPALISADGTTGLIVAGITGGETGAQEHAKELTERLVHDRDGVTVRAGGEAMIYVQINGQTEKDLLMMESIAIPLSFLALVWVFGGLLAAALPLAIGGFAILGSMAVLRAVTFVTDVSVFALNLTVAMGLALAIDYTLLIISRYRDELAEGADRERALVRTMTTAGRTVLFSAMTVALSMVAMVLFPMYFLKSFAYAGIAVVAFAAVAAVVVAPAAIVLLGDRLDALDVRRLLRRLLGRPEPVRRPVERTFWYRCTKTVMRRALPVGLVIVGLLLALGAPFLSARWGFPDDRVLPSSATARQVGDELRTDFAVDSARNATVVIPDLRDTTAAELDRYAAELSRVPDVTSVSAPGGTFVDGRPVGPPSAPAGIEDGSAFLTVSSTAPLFSDASAAQLDRLHDVRTPGDVPVQVTGVAQINRDSAAAITSRLPLVLAVIAVITFILLFLLTGSVVLPVKALALNVLSLTAAFGALVWIFQEGHLGAFGTTPTGTLVANMPVLLFCIAFGLSMDYEVFLVSRIREYWLAPDTPGATPRERNDEAVALGLARTGRVVTAAALVMSISFAALIAAQVSFMRMFGVGLTLAVLADATLVRMALVPSFMHLLGRWNWWAPRPLARLHERIGISESGAPEPQRAGTG; encoded by the coding sequence GTGCTGCACCGGATCGCCCACCTGGCCATCGCGGCGCCACGCCGCATCCTGGCCGCCGCGCTGCTGGTGATGCTCGCCTGCGGGATCTTCGGCATCCCCGTCGCCCGGCACCTGTCGGCGGGCGGGTTCTCCGACCCCACCTCCGAGTCCGCGCAGGCCACCCGGCTGCTGGTCGACAAGTTCGGCCAGGGCGACATGGAACTGCTGATCAGCGTGCACTCCGACGCCGGCGTCACCAGCCCGCAGGCCCGCGCCGCCGGCACCGAGATCACCCGGGAACTCGCGGCCTCGCCGTACGTCGCGCAGGTGACCTCGGCGTGGACCGCGCCGCCGACCGCCGCGCCCGCGTTGATCAGCGCCGACGGGACCACCGGGCTGATCGTCGCCGGCATCACCGGCGGCGAGACCGGCGCCCAGGAGCACGCCAAGGAGCTCACCGAACGCCTGGTGCACGACCGCGACGGCGTGACCGTGCGCGCCGGCGGCGAGGCCATGATCTACGTCCAGATCAACGGCCAGACCGAAAAAGACCTGCTGATGATGGAGTCGATCGCGATTCCGCTCAGCTTCCTCGCGCTGGTGTGGGTGTTCGGCGGGCTGTTGGCCGCGGCGCTGCCGCTGGCGATCGGCGGCTTCGCCATCCTCGGCTCGATGGCCGTGCTGCGGGCGGTCACCTTCGTCACCGACGTGTCGGTGTTCGCGCTGAACCTGACCGTCGCGATGGGGCTGGCACTGGCGATCGACTACACGCTGCTGATCATCAGCCGCTACCGCGACGAGCTCGCCGAGGGCGCCGACCGGGAGCGAGCTCTGGTGCGCACCATGACCACCGCGGGGCGGACCGTGCTGTTCTCGGCGATGACGGTGGCGCTGTCCATGGTCGCGATGGTGCTGTTCCCGATGTACTTCCTCAAGTCGTTCGCCTACGCGGGCATCGCGGTGGTCGCGTTCGCGGCGGTGGCCGCGGTGGTGGTCGCGCCGGCGGCGATCGTGCTGCTCGGCGACCGGCTCGACGCGCTGGACGTGCGCCGGCTGCTGCGCCGCCTGCTGGGCCGGCCGGAACCGGTGCGCAGGCCCGTCGAGCGGACCTTCTGGTACCGGTGCACGAAAACCGTTATGCGACGGGCTCTTCCGGTCGGGCTGGTGATCGTCGGGCTGCTGCTGGCGCTCGGCGCACCGTTCCTGTCCGCGCGGTGGGGCTTCCCCGACGACCGGGTGCTGCCGAGCTCGGCGACCGCACGGCAGGTCGGCGACGAGCTGCGCACCGACTTCGCCGTCGACTCCGCGCGCAACGCCACCGTCGTCATCCCGGACCTGCGCGACACCACCGCGGCCGAGCTCGACCGCTACGCAGCGGAGCTGTCCCGGGTGCCCGACGTGACGTCGGTGTCGGCGCCCGGCGGCACCTTCGTCGACGGCAGGCCCGTCGGACCGCCCTCCGCGCCGGCCGGGATCGAGGACGGCAGCGCGTTTCTGACGGTGTCGAGCACCGCGCCGCTGTTCAGCGATGCCTCCGCGGCACAACTCGACCGCCTGCACGACGTCCGCACCCCCGGCGACGTGCCGGTCCAGGTCACCGGCGTCGCCCAGATCAACCGCGACAGCGCGGCCGCGATCACGTCCCGGCTGCCACTGGTGCTGGCGGTGATCGCGGTGATCACCTTCATCCTGCTGTTCCTGCTCACCGGAAGCGTGGTGCTGCCGGTGAAGGCGTTGGCGCTCAACGTGTTATCGCTGACCGCTGCGTTCGGGGCGCTGGTGTGGATCTTCCAGGAGGGCCACCTCGGCGCGTTCGGCACCACCCCGACCGGCACGCTGGTCGCCAACATGCCGGTGCTGTTGTTCTGCATCGCGTTCGGGCTGTCGATGGACTACGAGGTGTTCCTGGTGTCGCGGATCCGGGAGTACTGGCTGGCACCGGACACGCCGGGCGCGACGCCACGCGAACGCAACGACGAGGCCGTCGCACTGGGACTGGCGCGGACCGGCCGGGTGGTGACCGCGGCGGCGCTGGTGATGTCGATATCGTTCGCCGCGCTGATCGCCGCGCAGGTGTCGTTCATGCGGATGTTCGGTGTCGGGCTGACGCTGGCGGTGCTCGCGGATGCCACACTGGTACGCATGGCGCTGGTGCCCTCGTTCATGCATCTGCTCGGCCGCTGGAACTGGTGGGCGCCGCGGCCGCTGGCCCGGCTGCACGAGCGGATCGGCATCAGCGAGTCCGGTGCCCCGGAGCCGCAGCGGGCGGGCACGGGATGA
- a CDS encoding TetR/AcrR family transcriptional regulator encodes MRRRRAPRGSGEQLRDEILDATTALLLETGSAKDVSIRAVAHRVGVTPPSIYLHFADKDALLDAVCARYFEKLDEEMQTVSDQPSTIEVLRAQGLAYVRFALKTPQLYRIATMGESRPGSDVDVALNSSAFVHLRHTVEQLMAENVYPAGDSTAVALELMTAAHGVASMLIVKPYLPWGDVEDFADRVLTAVCLGQITMGAIDRDAPPPQTVTRLKGLLNGEHSR; translated from the coding sequence ATGAGACGCCGGCGCGCACCCCGCGGTTCCGGCGAACAACTGCGCGACGAGATCCTCGACGCCACCACCGCGCTGCTGCTGGAGACCGGGTCCGCCAAGGACGTGTCGATCCGTGCGGTGGCGCACCGGGTGGGGGTGACGCCGCCGTCGATCTATCTGCACTTCGCCGACAAGGACGCGCTGCTCGACGCCGTCTGCGCGCGGTACTTCGAGAAGCTCGACGAGGAGATGCAGACGGTGTCCGACCAGCCGTCGACCATCGAGGTGCTGCGCGCACAGGGCCTGGCCTACGTGCGGTTCGCGCTGAAAACCCCTCAGCTGTACCGCATCGCGACGATGGGGGAGAGCCGCCCCGGCAGCGATGTCGACGTCGCGCTCAACAGCTCGGCGTTCGTGCACCTGCGTCACACCGTCGAACAGCTGATGGCCGAGAACGTCTACCCCGCAGGCGATTCCACCGCGGTCGCGCTGGAGCTGATGACCGCCGCGCACGGGGTGGCGTCGATGCTGATCGTCAAACCGTATCTGCCGTGGGGAGACGTCGAGGACTTCGCCGACCGGGTGCTCACCGCGGTGTGCCTGGGCCAGATCACGATGGGCGCGATCGACCGCGACGCACCCCCGCCGCAGACCGTCACCCGACTGAAAGGACTACTCAATGGAGAGCACAGTCGATAA
- a CDS encoding SIR2 family NAD-dependent protein deacylase translates to MQVAVLSGAGISAESGVPTFRDAETGLWAKVDPYEISSAEGWRAHPERVWAWYLWRHYMMREVEPNNGHRAVAAWQDYADVHVVTQNVDNLHERAGSSKVYHLHGSLFEFCCDCCASEYTGELPEMPEPVEAVEPPRCACGGLIRPNVVWFGEQLPEEAWQRSAEAVAGADIVIVVGTSSIVYPAAGLPEFALAHNIPVIEVNPERTPLSDAATVSLRETAATALPTLLQRLPALLER, encoded by the coding sequence GTGCAAGTAGCGGTCCTCAGCGGTGCGGGTATCTCGGCCGAGAGCGGGGTGCCCACGTTCCGCGACGCCGAGACCGGGCTGTGGGCGAAGGTCGATCCCTACGAGATCTCCAGCGCCGAGGGCTGGCGCGCGCATCCCGAGCGGGTGTGGGCGTGGTACCTGTGGCGCCACTACATGATGCGCGAGGTGGAGCCCAACAACGGCCACCGCGCGGTCGCGGCCTGGCAGGACTACGCCGACGTGCATGTCGTCACCCAGAACGTCGACAACCTGCACGAGCGCGCGGGCAGCAGTAAGGTCTACCACCTGCACGGCAGCCTGTTCGAATTCTGTTGCGACTGTTGCGCTTCGGAGTACACCGGGGAACTGCCGGAAATGCCGGAGCCGGTCGAGGCGGTGGAGCCGCCGCGCTGTGCGTGCGGCGGGCTGATCCGGCCGAACGTGGTGTGGTTCGGTGAGCAACTGCCCGAGGAGGCATGGCAGCGGTCCGCGGAGGCGGTGGCCGGGGCGGACATCGTGATCGTCGTGGGCACCTCCTCGATCGTCTATCCCGCCGCCGGGCTGCCCGAGTTCGCGCTGGCGCACAACATCCCGGTGATCGAGGTCAACCCCGAGCGCACCCCGCTGTCAGACGCCGCGACGGTGTCGCTGCGGGAGACCGCGGCCACCGCGCTGCCGACGCTGCTGCAGCGCCTGCCGGCCCTCCTCGAGCGCTGA
- a CDS encoding DoxX family protein, with protein sequence MTTDTTEVTTADAGTRTTADIGLLILRIGVGAAILQAGLIKAFDFSTTVGFMAEAGWRLPALAALMVTTAETLGGLGLMLGALTPLAAFAAIAPMVDAWAVNVSGVAFWSEPFNVPFLLGVGAVALLFTGAGRYSLDAGILGRPTWGIRLCVGLLIAAFAAAIVTWVALFGVNPIHFTAPS encoded by the coding sequence ATGACGACAGACACGACAGAAGTCACCACCGCCGACGCCGGCACCCGTACGACCGCCGATATCGGGCTGCTCATCCTGCGCATCGGCGTGGGCGCGGCGATCCTGCAGGCCGGGCTGATCAAGGCGTTCGACTTCAGCACCACGGTCGGATTCATGGCCGAGGCCGGTTGGCGACTGCCCGCCCTGGCGGCGCTGATGGTGACGACGGCCGAGACGCTCGGCGGGTTGGGTCTGATGCTCGGCGCACTGACCCCACTGGCCGCGTTCGCGGCGATCGCCCCGATGGTCGACGCATGGGCGGTCAACGTGTCCGGCGTGGCGTTCTGGTCCGAACCGTTCAACGTGCCGTTCCTGCTCGGAGTCGGCGCCGTGGCGCTGCTGTTCACCGGGGCGGGCCGCTACTCGCTGGACGCCGGAATCCTGGGCCGTCCGACATGGGGCATCCGGCTGTGCGTCGGGCTGCTGATCGCCGCGTTCGCGGCGGCGATCGTGACCTGGGTGGCGCTGTTCGGGGTGAACCCGATCCACTTCACGGCGCCGAGCTGA